In Sulfuritortus calidifontis, the sequence CCGTTCCGCCCAATCGGCGTTGCGGCCCCTGAGCTCGGCCAGGCTGCGGATGTAGGCGGCGGCGTCGTGCACCTGCTTGCGGGTCATGGCGTCGCCCGCGGGCGCGGGTTTTTCCGGCGCGGCATCTCCTTTGCTGGCTGAGCCCTCGTCTGGTTTTTTCTCGGGTTCCTGCCCCGCTGGGCCACCGATGCCGATGGCCACCGGCGTGGCCGCGCCCAGGTTGGTGCCCGGGGTCATGGCGGCGATATGGCTGGCATAGAGGATGTAGGTGCCGGCGCTGGCCGCCCGCGCGCCGCTGGGATGGACGTAGCTGGCCACCGGCACCGGCGAGGCGAGGATGGCCTTGATGATGGTGCGCATCGAGGTGTCGAGGCCGCCCGGGGTGTCCAGTTGCAGGACCACCAGCCCGGCCCCGGCCTCGGCCGCCTTGTCCAGGCCGCGTGTCACGTAGTCGGCGCTGGCCGGCCCGATCGCCCCCTCCAGCGTGAGCACATGCACCGGCACGGCGCGCGCGGGCAGGGCGAGCAGCATCAGGCAGAGCGGGAGCAGGAGCAGGAGGCGCATGAGTCCCACTATAGTACTGCCCAGGATGACAAGGGTGTGGCGGCTTGGGTTTTCCGGCCGGCTGCGGCTATGCTCGGACGACCACGCCTGTCGATCGCGCGAACGGACCTTCATCATGGAAATCCTCTTTCTGCTGGCACTCATCCTGCTCAACGGCCTGTTTTCCATGTCCGAGCTCGCGCTGGCCACCGTGCGCCGCGCCCGGCTCGCCCGCCTGGCGGAGGGCGGCGACAAGGCCGCCGGCGTCGCCCTTGCCTTGCACGACACGCCCACGCGCTATCTGTCCACGGTGCAGATCGGCATCACCTCCATCGGCATCCTGAGCGGCATCGTGGGCGAGGCGGCACTGGCCAGCCCGCTCGCCGGCTGGCTGCAAACCCGGGGTCTTGCCCCGGATATCGGTTACTTCGCGGCGACCGCCCTGGTGGTGGTGCTCATCACCTATGTCTCCATCGTGATCGGTGAAATCGTGCCCAAGCGCCTGGCCCAGTTTCATCCCGAGGCGATCGCCCGATGGGTGGCACGGCCGATCCTCGGCCTGGCCCTGATCACCCGCCCCTTCGTGCTGCTGCTGTCGGTCTCGACCGATGGCCTGCTGCGCCTCCTGGGCAAGCGCGGCCAGTCCGCCCCCAGCGTGACCGAGGAGGAGATCCACGCCCTGCTGGAGGAAGGCTCGGAGGCCGGCGTGATCGAACGCAAGGAACACGAAATGGTGCGCAACGTGTTCCGCCTGGACGAACGCCTGCTCGGCTCGCTCATGATCCCGCGCGCCGACATCGTCTATCTCGACCTGGCCCGGCCGCTCGAGCAAAACCTCAGGATCGTCACCGAGTCCGGCCATGCCCGCTTTCCGGTCTGTCGGGGTGGGCTGGACGAGGTGCTGGGCATCGTCGATACCCGGCAGCTGCTCAACCTGACCCTGCAGGGCAAACCGATCGATCTGGCCGGCCTGGTGCAGACCGAGGTCTTCGTGCCCGAGAGCCTGACCGGGCTGGAGCTGCTGGAGCATTTCCGCAGCACCGGCATCCAGATGGTGCTGGTGGTGGACGAATACGGTGAGTTGCAGGGGCTGGTCACCCTGTATGACGTGCTCGAATCGGTCACCGGCGAATTCGTGCCGCATGGCGAGGCCGAGGCCTGGGCGGTGCAGCGCGAGGACGGCTCCTGGTTGCTCGACGGCCTGATCCCGATCCCGGAACTGAAGGACCAGTTGGGCCTCAAGACCGTGCCGGAAGAAGAGAAGGGCCGCTACCACACCCTGAGCGGCCTGGTGATGTGGCTGCTCGGCCGCCTGCCGCAGACCGGCGATGTCGCCACCTGGGAGAACTGGCGCCTGGAGGTGATCGACCTCGACGGCAAGCGCATCGACAAGGTGCTGGCCACGCGCATCCCGGATGCGCCGCGCACCCAGGCCTGACCAAGCAGTGCCGGCCCGTCCGCGCTTGCGCCCGGCTCACGCCAGACCGCGGCCGACATCATTATTTGAGGCGTGCGGAGATGCGGCGCGCGGCCTCCTGCACCAGCGGCACCCAGTCCAGGCGCCGGCGCTCGATCGGGGCCGAGATCGACAGGCCGGCGACGATGATGCCGCTGCCGTTGCGGATGAGCACGCCGATGCAGCCGACTCCGATCTCCGCCTCTTCGTCGTCCAGGGCGTAACCCTGTTTGTGGCAGCGCGAGACTTCGGTCCACAGCTTGCCCGGGGTGGTGATGGTGTGGCTGGTGTAGGCCGGCAGGCCGGTGCGCGCGGCATAGTCCTTCACCGCCTCGCGCCCGGCGGCGCCCAGCATCATCTTGCCCACCGCGGTGACGTGCAGTGGGGCGTGGCTGCCGATCACCTGTTCCACCCGCATCATCCGCCGCGGCGTCACCCGCTCGATGTAGACCACCTCGTCGCCCTCGCGCAGGGTGAGGTTCACCGTTTCTTCCACCTTGTCGCGCAGCCATTCCATCACCGGCCGGGCGAGCTCGGGCAGGTTGGTGCCGCCCTGCAGGGCGCAGGCCCATTGCATCAGCCGCTCGCCCAGCCGGTATTGGCCGCCGTCGATGCGGTCGACCAGGCCGTTGTCGGCGGCCGAGCTGAGGATGCGGAAGGCGGTGGAGGGGTGCAGGCCGGTCTCGGCCGACAGCGTCTTGAGGCTGGCGCTGCCGCCGTTGGTCACCAGGGTATGGAGCAGGGCGCTCAGCCGGTCGATGACCTGGATGCCGCTGCGGCTGTCGTCGGTCTTCATTTCATTATGCGAAAACGATTACGTATTGTGAAATGGTAGACCTTGCACTAAGGTCGCCGCAACAGGATTTTTTTCTTCAGGAGTGCATCATGTCTGCTCAGGCCACGCTGACCAAGCGCGCGATCCCCGCCTATTGCGAAGGCATCCAGTATTACGGCGAGCCCTGGCCCGGTTTCGACCGCCACGCCGCCCGCCCCGCCATCGCCGAAGGCCGGAAGGCCATCGCCAATCCGTCCGACCCGGACGCCGTGTTCCAGACCCTGCTCATGGCCGACGCCCTGCGTTATGTCACCCTGCAGATGTGCGGCGCCAAGGGCTCGGGTCACCCCGGCGGCTTCGCCTCCAGCGCCGAGGCCTATGCCGCCCTGGTCATGCTCGGCCACACCAACATCGTGACCGAGGTGGGCCACCACGCCCCCGGCTTCTACAGCGCCATGTTCCTCGACACCTCGCTCGAGGAGATGGGCATCAAGACCATGGCCGACATGATGGCCCGCTTCCGCGAGAAGCATGGCCTGCTCGGCCATCTCTCGGGCGCCATCCCCGGCCTCCTGGCTCCGGCCGGTCCCTTGGGCCAGGGCCAGCATTTCGCCATGGCCGGTGCCTTGCTGCACCCCGATGTGCTGTTCCCGGTGACCATCGGCGACGGCGGCATGGGCGAGCCATACGTGCTCAACTCGATGATGCACTTCCACACCGCCTACCCCAACGTGACCAACTTTCTGCCTACACTGATCTGGAACGGTTATTCCCAGGAGCATCATTCCATGGTCTCGCGCCTGTCGAACGACGAGATGATCGCCTACTGGGCCGGTCACGGCTTCGACGAGGTGGTGCTGGTCGATGCCAAATCCTTCGACGACAGCGGCCAGGAAGGCGCCTACGTCGACAGCAGCCGCTTCTCCCTCAAGCAGCGCCTGGCCTTCACCCAGGCCGTGCTGGAGGGCATGGACTACGCCGCCAAGTCGGCTCTGTCCGGCAAGCTCACCGCCTTCATTCTCAAGCAGCTCAAGGGCACCGGCGTGCACACTCTGGGTGCCAAGTCGCACAACCTGTATCCGGCCGATACCCTGGACAAGCCGCACATGATCGAGGGTCTCAAGCGCCGCGCCCTCAACCCCGAGGCCTGGGCCATCGTGCGCGAGAACTTCGTGCGCGCCGGCGGCGGCCCGGCCGTGAAGACCGTGGTGACCGAGCGCGTGCTCGACCTCGCCCCGCTGGGCAAGCTGCCCTTCCACGACTACGCCAAGGGCGAGAAGGCGGTTCCCGCCACCGCCATGGGCGCCCTGGTCGCGTACGTGGGCAAGCAGGACAAGCGCTTCGTGGTGACCAACGCCGACGGCAACGAGGCCTCGGCCATGAAGAACATCAACGATGCCCTGAAGATCCGCCACCCGACGGTCGACCCGCTGTACAACCAGGAGCCGACCGGCCAGGTCTACGAGCCCCTGAACGAGGACGCCTGCGCCGGCCTCGCCGCGGGCCTCGCCCTGTTTGGCTCGCGTGCCCTCTGGCTGTCGTACGAATCGTTTGCCATCAACGGCTGGCCCATCGTGCAGACCGTGACCCAGGCCATGGCCGAGCTGCGGCGCCGCACCCCGTCCATCGTCTGCATGTTCACCGCGGGCGCCCTGGAACAGGGGCGCAACGGCTGGACCCACCAGCGGCCGGAGATCGAGAACTACTTCGCCGCCCAGATGCGCAATGGCAACGTCTATCTGCTGTTCCCCTGCGATGCCAACGCCATCCAGGCCGCCTACGACTACGCCACCAACAGTTTCAACAAGGGCATGGTCATCATCGCCTCGAAGTCGCCGCTGCCGGTTTACCTGAGCCTGGAAGAGGCGCGCGATGCGGTGGAGAAGGGCGCCGCCATTCTCTATGAATCCAAGGCCGGCACGAAGGGCAGCGTGGTCTTCGCCGTCACCGGCGACATGGTGCTGCTGCCGGTGTTCGAGGCCAAGGACAAGCTGGAGGCCGCGGGCTGGCGCGTGCGCATCGTCGCCGTGGTCAACCCGCGCCGCCTGTACCGGCCGACCGACATTTCCTGGGACACCGTGTCCGAGCCGGACAACGCCTTCATGGACGACGCCCATTTCAACGCGCTGTTCGATGCCGACGTGCTGCTGGCCGTGAGCGGCGGCCCCTCGGCCAGCCTGGAGCCGGTGCTGCTGCGCACCCGGGCCAAGGCGCGTGATACCTTCGCCTGGAAGCGCGGCGAGACCACCGCCAGCCCGGCCGAGATCATGGACTACAACGGCCTCACGGCCGAGGCCATGGCCAAGCGGGTGCAGGCCCTGGCGGGGTAGTTTTTCCCCTCTCCCGGCGGGAGAGGGTGGCGAAGCCGGGTGAGGGAGCGCGTAGCGCTTAGGGTTTTCCGGCCTTTGCGTGATCCCGCGCAATTTCCCCTCACCCCCGGCCCCTCTACCCTAAAGGGCATAAATCCCGGTGGGAGAGGGGAGATGTGGTGCCTGAATTTGAATTTATGACCGATACCAAGATCATCGTCCTCGACGACGACCCGACCGGCTCGCAGACGGTGCATTCCTGCCTGCTGCTGACGCGTTGGGACGAGGCCACTCTGCGCGAGGCGCTGCTCGATGCCGCGCCCCTGTTCTTCGTGCTGACCAACACCCGGGGCATGGACCCGACCCGCGCCGCCGCGGTCACGCGCGAGGTCTGCTGGCGCCTGCACCGGGTGCTCGACCAGCTGGCGCGCGCAGGGCGGCCGATCAATCCCATCCTGGTCAGCCGCTCCGATTCGACCCTGCGCGGCCATTACCCGGTGGAGACCGACGTCATCGCCGAGGAGCTCGGGCCCTTCGATGCCCACTTCCTGGTGCCGGCCTTCTTCGAAGGCGGCCGCATCACGCGCGATTCCGTGCATTACCTCCTGGTCGACGGCAAGCCGGTGCCGGTGCACGAGACCGAGTTCGCCCGCGATTCGGTGTTCGGCTACACGCACAGCTATCTGCCGGATTACGTGGAGGAAAAGACCCGCGGCCGGATCAAGGCGAATGCGGTCGAGCGCTTCCTGCTTGCCGACGTGCGCGGCGATGCCCTGCCGCGGCTCATGGCGCTCAAGGGCAATCAGTGCTGCGTGGTCGATGCCGAGACCCAGGCCGATCTCGATCATTTCGCGGCCCAGCTCAAGCAGGCGGCCGGGCAGGGCAAGCGCTTCCTGTTCCGCAGCGGCGCCAGCCTGCTCACCGCCCTGGCCCAGCTGCCACCCCAGCCGGTGCCAGCCGAGGCCATGGCCCGTTACGTGCGCGGCGGCCGGCCGGGCGCGGTGGTGGTCGGCTCGCACGTGAAGAAGACCACCGAGCAGCTGGCACGGCTGCTCAAGCTGCCCCATGTGGTGGCATTGGAGATCGATGTCGACCGCATCGGCCGCGAGCGCGAGCACCTGTTGCAGGACATCCTGGCCCAGGCCGCCAGGGCCCACGCCGACGGTGACACCCCGGTGATCTACACCAGTCGCGTCGAGCGCACCTTCGACAACCAGGCCGCCCGCCTGGCCTTCGGCGAGCAGGTCTCCGCCTTCCTGATGGACGTGGTCAAGGGCCTGCCACCGACCCTGGGCTTTTTGATCAGCAAGGGCGGCATCACCTCCAACGATGTGCTCTCGGTCGGCCTGGCCTTGCGCACCGCGCGCGTGCTCGGCCAGATCCTGCCCGGCTGCTCGGTGGTGCGCTGTCCCGAGGATCATCCCCGTTACCCGGGCATGCCCGTGGTCATCTTCCCCGGCAACGTCGGCGCCGAGGATGCCCTGGCCGTCGCCCTGCAACGCCTGACCGGCAAGGCCGCCTGAGATGAGCCTGGACCGTCCCGCCCTGATCGCCGCCTTGCGTGCCCTGCTGCCGGCCGATGCGGTGCTGGAGGCGGAGGAGGCGCGCCGGCCCTACGAGTGCGACGGCCTGTCGGCCTATCGCCAGCTGCCTTACGTGGTGGCGCTGCCGCACACGGTGGATGAGGCCCGCGCCGTGCTCCAGCTGTGTCATCGGCACCAGATCCCGGTGGTCGCCCGCGGCGCCGGCACCGGCCTCTCCGGCGGCGCCCTGCCGCATGCCGAGGGCGTGCTCTTGAGCCTCGCCCGCCTGAACCGAATCCTGCGTATCGACCCGGTGGGGCTGACCGCCACGGTGGAGCCCGGCGTGCGCAACCTCGCCATCTCCGAGGCGGCCGCGCCGCACGGCCTGTATTACGCGCCCGACCCCTCGTCCCAGATCGCCTGCACCATCGGCGGCAACGTCGCCGAGAACTCCGGCGGCGTGCACTGCCTGAAATACGGCCTGACCGTGCACAACGTCTGCGCCATGAAGCTGCTCACCATCGAGGGCGAGCTGCTGGAACTGGGGAGCCGCGCGCTGGATGCGCCGGGCTACGATCTGATGGCCCTGGCCATCGGTTCCGAGGGCATGCTCGGCGTGGCGGTGGAGGTCACCGTGCGCCTGCTGCCGGTGCCGGAACGGGCCCAGGTGGTGCTGGCCGCCTTCGACGATGTCGGGAAGGCCGGCAGCGCGGTGGGCGAGATCATCGCCGCCGGCATCATCCCGGCCGGGCTGGAGATGATGGACGGGCCGGCGATCCAGGCGGCGGAGGACTTCGTCCATGCCGGCTATCCGACCGATGCCGCGGCGATTCTCTTGTGCGAAGTCGATGGCACCAACCAGGAAGTGTCCGAGCACATCGCCCGCATCCGTGAAGTCCTGGAGGCCGCGGGCGCGACCGAGGTGCGCAGCGCGCGCGACGAGGCCGAGCGCGCCCTGTTCTGGAAGGGCCGCAAGGCGGCCTTCCCCGCGGTGGGTCGCATCTCGCCTGACTACTACTGCATGGACGGCACCATTCCGCGCCGGCGCCTGCCCGAGGTGCTCAAGCGCACGGCCGAGCTGTCGCGCGAATACGGCCTGCCGGTGGCCAACGTCTTCCACGCCGGCGACGGCAACCTGCATCCGCTCATCCTGTTCGATGCCAACAAGCCGGGCGAACTCGCGCGCACCGAGGAACTGGGCGGCAGGATTCTGGAGCTTTGCGTCGAGGTCGGCGGCACCATCACCGGCGAGCATGGCGTCGGCATCGAGAAGATCAGGCAGATGTGCGTGCAGTTTAGGCCCGAGGAATTGAACCAGTTCCGCGCGGTGAAGCAGGCCTTCGACCCGCTGGAACTCCTCAACCCCGGCAAGGGCGTGCCCACCCCGCGCCATTGCTCGGAATACCGTACCTTGCCCCACAAGCATTCCCACGAACACGCATGAGCGCCGATCTTTCCCGCGAGCTGCAAGAACGCGTGGCCGAGGCGGCCGCGGCCGGCGAGAAGCTGGCCATCGTCGGTGGTGGCAGCAAGGCCAGCCTCGGCCGCCCCGTCCAGGGCACGCCCCTGAACGTCGCCGGGCATAGCGGCGTGGTCAGCTATGAGCCGCGCGAGCTGGTGCTCACCGCCCGCGCCGGCACGCCTTTGCGCGAAATCGAGAACCTCTTGGCGGCGCAGGGCCAGATGCTGCCGTTCGAGCCGCCGCATTTCGGCGCGACGGCCACCCTCGGCGGCAGCATCGCCTGCGGCCTGTCCGGCCCGCGCCGGCCCTGGGCCGGCAGTGCGCGCGACCACGTGCTCGGCGTGCGCCTGCTCAACGGCCGGGCCGAGGTGCTGCGCTTCGGCGGCGAGGTGATGAAGAACGTCGCCGGTTACGATCTCTCGCGTTTGCAGGCCGGCGCCTTCGGCACCCTGGGCGTGCTGCTCGAAGTCAGCCTCAAGGTCGTGCCGCGGCCGGCTAAGGAGATCACCCTGGTGCAGGAGCGCGGCGCGGCCGACAGCCTGGCCTACCTTACCGAACTGGCGCGCCGGCCCCTGCCGTTGTCGGCCGCCTGCCATGACGGCGCCCGGCTCTACCTGCGCCTGTCCGGTGCCGCCAGCGCCGTGGCCCAGAGCCGCGGCCTGCTCGGCGGCGAGATATTCGCCGAGGACGAAAATTTCTGGCGCGACAAGATCAAGGAGCAGCGGCATGGCTTCTTCGCCGGCGAGATGCCGCTCTGGCGCCTGTCGCTGCCGCCGGCCGCGCCCTGGCTCGAGCTGCCGGGCAAGGTCCTGCTCGATTGGGCTGGCGCCCAGCGCTGGCTGAGAAGCGAGGCCCCGGCCGCGACCATCCGCCAGCTCGCCGTCGCGGCGGGCGGTCATGCCACGCTGTTCCGGGGCGGCGATCGGGCAGGCGAGGTGTTCCAGCCGCTGCCGCCGGCCATGGCCGCGCTGCAGCGCCGGATCAAGCATGCCTTCGACCCGCAGGGCCTGTTCAATCCCGGCCGAATGTATCCGGACCTGTAAGCATGGAAACCCATCTCGCGCCCGAATTCGCCGGCAGCCGCGCAGGCCAGGAGGCCGAGGCCATCCTGCGCGCCTGCGTGCATTGCGGCTTCTGCACCGCGACCTGTCCGACCTATCAGCTGCTGGGCGACGAACTCGACGGCCCGCGCGGCCGCATCTATCTCATCAAGCAGGTGTTCGAGGGCGCGCTGCCCAGCCGCATCACCCAGCAGCATCTGGACCGTTGTCTCACCTGCCGCGCCTGCGAGACCACCTGTCCCTCGGGCGTGCATTACAGCCGTCTGGCCGATATCGGTCGCGCCGTGCTCGAGTCGAAAGTGGCGCGCCCCCTGCATGAACGCCTGCTGCGCTGGGGCCTGCGCAAGGTGGTGGCCGAACCGGCTCGCTTCGGTTTCGTCCTCGGTCTGGCCCGTGGCATCGGTTTCCTGCTGCCGGCCGCCATGCGGCGCAAGCTGCCGCAGCCGCGACCGGCCGGCACCTGGCCCAATCTGCAAAGCCAGCGGCGCGTGCTGGTGTTGGAAGGCTGCGCCCAGTCGGTGGCCACGCCGCTGACCAATGCCGCGGCCGCCCGCGTCTTCGCCAAGCTCGGCATTCAACTGGTGCGGGCCGAGGGCGCCGGCTGCTGCGGCGCCCTGGCCCATCACCTGTCGGCCGAGGCCGAGGCGCTGGCCTATATGCGCCGCAACATCGACGCCTGGTGGCCGCACATCGAGCAGGGGGCCGAGGCCATCCTCATCACCGCCAGCGGCTGCGGCGTCCAGGTCAAGGATTACGGGGCGCTGCTGCGCCACGATCCGGCCTATGCCGAGAAGGCGGCGCGGGTGTCCGAGCTGGCGCGCGACCCGGTGGAACTGCTCGCCGGCCTCGACCTCGCGCCCCTGGGCCGGCCGGGCGGCGGACGGCGGGTGGCCTTCCACACGCCCTGTACCCTGAACCACGGCCAGAAGCTGAACGGCCGGGTGGAGGCTATGCTTAGCCAACTGGGCTATGTGCCGACCCCGGTGCGCGACGGCCACCTGTGCTGCGGCTCGGCCGGCAGCTATTCGGTATTGCAGCCGGAGCTCTCGACCCGGCTGCGCGACGCCAAGCTCGCCGCCCTGACCGGCGGCGCGCCCGAGCTCATCGCCACCGCCAACGTCGGCTGCCAGCTGCACCTGGAGGCCGGGGCCGACCGGCCGGTGCTGCACTGGCTGGAATTGCTCGATCGGCCGGCCATCGACTGAGAGGAAACAAAAATGGTGCAGACCCTGAAGCTGTGGATTGCGGGCAAGCCGGTAGCGGCGCAAAGCGACAGGACGGCCGAGGTCTGCAACCCCGCCACCGGCGAGGTGATCCGCCGGGTGCCGCTGGCCGGCAAGGCCGATATCGACGCCGCGGTGGCGGCGGCCAAGGCCGCCTTTCCCGCCTGGCGCGACACCACGCCCCTGCGCCGCGCCCGCCTCCTCACCCGCTTTCGCGAACTCATGGAGCAGCATCGCGAAGAGCTGGCCCGGCTCGCCTCGGAAGAGCATGGCAAGACCCTGGAGGACGCCGCCGGCTCGGTCCAGCGCGGCATCGAGGTGATCGAGTTCGCCAGCGGCGTGCCCCATCTGTTGAAGGGCGAGCAGGCCGAGGACGTCGGCCGCGGCATCGACTGCCATTCCCTGCTGCAGCCGGTGGGGGTGTGCGCCGGCATCACCCCGTTCAACTTCCCGGTCATGGTGCCGCTCTGGATGTTCCCGGTCGCCATCGCCTGCGGCAACACCTTCGTGCTCAAGCCCTCGGAAAAGGTGCCCTCGTGCAGCCTGCGCATGGCCGAGCTGTTGCGCGAGGCCGGCCTGCCCGATGGCGTGTTCAACGTGGTGCCGGGCGACAAGGAGGCGGTCGACGCCTTGCTGCATCACCCGGATGTCGGCGCCATCTCCTTCGTCGGCTCCACCCCGGTGGCGAAATACATCTACGAGACCGGCGCCAGAAACGGCAAGCGGGTGCAGGCCCTGGGCGGGGCGAAGAACCATGCCGTGGTGATGCCGGACGCCGACCTGGAATTCGCCGCCGAGGCCCTGGTCGGCGCCGCCTACGGCTCGGCCGGCGAGCGCTGCATGGCGATCTCCACCGTGGTGGCGGTGGGCGAGGCGGGGGAGCGTCTTGTACCACTGCTCAAGGACAAGGCCGCCCGGATCCGGGTCGGCCGCGGCGATGCGCCCGGCGTCGGGATGGGCCCGGTGATCTCGGCGGCGCATCGCGACCGCATCGTCGGCTTGATCGACAGCGGCGTCGCCCAGGGCGCCGAGCTGGTGCTCGATGGCCGGGGCCTGAAAGTCGCCGGTCTGGAAGGCGGTTTTTTCGTCGGGCCGACCCTGTTCGACCGGGTCAGGCCCGAGATGGACATCTACCGCGAGGAGATCTTCGGCCCGGTGCTGATCGTGCTGCGGGTCGCCAGCTTCGACGAGGCGGTGCGCCTGGTCAACGCCAACCCCTACGGCAACGGCACGGCCATTTTCACCGGATCGGGTCACTGGGCGCGCCGCTTCGAGCACGAGATCGAGGTGGGCATGGTCGGCGTCAACGTGCCGATCCCGGTGCCCATGGCCTTCTTCTCCTTCGGTGGCTGGAAGGCCTCGCTGTTCGGCGATCTGCACATGCATGGCATGGAGGGCGTGTATTTCTACACGCGCACCAAGGTGGTTACCAGCCGTTGGCCTGCGCCGGCCGAGCGCACGGCCAATACCCTAGTAATGCCCACATTGGGCTGAATCCGGCTTGGCAAGTGGTGTTTTCGGCCGTTGTAGTGGGGTACTCTGTCGGTTCAGCGTCGCACACGCTGTCACGATGGGTTACCCGCTTTTTCACGTACCTCGAGGAGACGAAAGCATGAGCAAGAAAAAGGACGTAGAAGCTAAGCAAGATGTGAAACCGACCAAGGCCGCGCGCCGCAAATTCCTCACCGCCACCGCGGCCACCGCCGCCGGTGCCGCGAGCCTGGGTTTCCCCGCCATCGCCAAGGCCTCGGCCCCGGTCAGCCTGCGTTTCCAGAGCACCTGGCCGGCCAAGGACATCTTCCACGAATACGCGGTCGACTTCGCCAACAAGGTCAATGCCATGTCCGGCAAGGAACTCAAGATCGAGGTACTGCCGGCCGGCGCCGTGGTCAA encodes:
- a CDS encoding hemolysin family protein, which produces MEILFLLALILLNGLFSMSELALATVRRARLARLAEGGDKAAGVALALHDTPTRYLSTVQIGITSIGILSGIVGEAALASPLAGWLQTRGLAPDIGYFAATALVVVLITYVSIVIGEIVPKRLAQFHPEAIARWVARPILGLALITRPFVLLLSVSTDGLLRLLGKRGQSAPSVTEEEIHALLEEGSEAGVIERKEHEMVRNVFRLDERLLGSLMIPRADIVYLDLARPLEQNLRIVTESGHARFPVCRGGLDEVLGIVDTRQLLNLTLQGKPIDLAGLVQTEVFVPESLTGLELLEHFRSTGIQMVLVVDEYGELQGLVTLYDVLESVTGEFVPHGEAEAWAVQREDGSWLLDGLIPIPELKDQLGLKTVPEEEKGRYHTLSGLVMWLLGRLPQTGDVATWENWRLEVIDLDGKRIDKVLATRIPDAPRTQA
- a CDS encoding IclR family transcriptional regulator; amino-acid sequence: MKTDDSRSGIQVIDRLSALLHTLVTNGGSASLKTLSAETGLHPSTAFRILSSAADNGLVDRIDGGQYRLGERLMQWACALQGGTNLPELARPVMEWLRDKVEETVNLTLREGDEVVYIERVTPRRMMRVEQVIGSHAPLHVTAVGKMMLGAAGREAVKDYAARTGLPAYTSHTITTPGKLWTEVSRCHKQGYALDDEEAEIGVGCIGVLIRNGSGIIVAGLSISAPIERRRLDWVPLVQEAARRISARLK
- the glcE gene encoding glycolate oxidase subunit GlcE produces the protein MSADLSRELQERVAEAAAAGEKLAIVGGGSKASLGRPVQGTPLNVAGHSGVVSYEPRELVLTARAGTPLREIENLLAAQGQMLPFEPPHFGATATLGGSIACGLSGPRRPWAGSARDHVLGVRLLNGRAEVLRFGGEVMKNVAGYDLSRLQAGAFGTLGVLLEVSLKVVPRPAKEITLVQERGAADSLAYLTELARRPLPLSAACHDGARLYLRLSGAASAVAQSRGLLGGEIFAEDENFWRDKIKEQRHGFFAGEMPLWRLSLPPAAPWLELPGKVLLDWAGAQRWLRSEAPAATIRQLAVAAGGHATLFRGGDRAGEVFQPLPPAMAALQRRIKHAFDPQGLFNPGRMYPDL
- the glcF gene encoding glycolate oxidase subunit GlcF, with translation METHLAPEFAGSRAGQEAEAILRACVHCGFCTATCPTYQLLGDELDGPRGRIYLIKQVFEGALPSRITQQHLDRCLTCRACETTCPSGVHYSRLADIGRAVLESKVARPLHERLLRWGLRKVVAEPARFGFVLGLARGIGFLLPAAMRRKLPQPRPAGTWPNLQSQRRVLVLEGCAQSVATPLTNAAAARVFAKLGIQLVRAEGAGCCGALAHHLSAEAEALAYMRRNIDAWWPHIEQGAEAILITASGCGVQVKDYGALLRHDPAYAEKAARVSELARDPVELLAGLDLAPLGRPGGGRRVAFHTPCTLNHGQKLNGRVEAMLSQLGYVPTPVRDGHLCCGSAGSYSVLQPELSTRLRDAKLAALTGGAPELIATANVGCQLHLEAGADRPVLHWLELLDRPAID
- a CDS encoding four-carbon acid sugar kinase family protein, which translates into the protein MTDTKIIVLDDDPTGSQTVHSCLLLTRWDEATLREALLDAAPLFFVLTNTRGMDPTRAAAVTREVCWRLHRVLDQLARAGRPINPILVSRSDSTLRGHYPVETDVIAEELGPFDAHFLVPAFFEGGRITRDSVHYLLVDGKPVPVHETEFARDSVFGYTHSYLPDYVEEKTRGRIKANAVERFLLADVRGDALPRLMALKGNQCCVVDAETQADLDHFAAQLKQAAGQGKRFLFRSGASLLTALAQLPPQPVPAEAMARYVRGGRPGAVVVGSHVKKTTEQLARLLKLPHVVALEIDVDRIGREREHLLQDILAQAARAHADGDTPVIYTSRVERTFDNQAARLAFGEQVSAFLMDVVKGLPPTLGFLISKGGITSNDVLSVGLALRTARVLGQILPGCSVVRCPEDHPRYPGMPVVIFPGNVGAEDALAVALQRLTGKAA
- a CDS encoding phosphoketolase codes for the protein MSAQATLTKRAIPAYCEGIQYYGEPWPGFDRHAARPAIAEGRKAIANPSDPDAVFQTLLMADALRYVTLQMCGAKGSGHPGGFASSAEAYAALVMLGHTNIVTEVGHHAPGFYSAMFLDTSLEEMGIKTMADMMARFREKHGLLGHLSGAIPGLLAPAGPLGQGQHFAMAGALLHPDVLFPVTIGDGGMGEPYVLNSMMHFHTAYPNVTNFLPTLIWNGYSQEHHSMVSRLSNDEMIAYWAGHGFDEVVLVDAKSFDDSGQEGAYVDSSRFSLKQRLAFTQAVLEGMDYAAKSALSGKLTAFILKQLKGTGVHTLGAKSHNLYPADTLDKPHMIEGLKRRALNPEAWAIVRENFVRAGGGPAVKTVVTERVLDLAPLGKLPFHDYAKGEKAVPATAMGALVAYVGKQDKRFVVTNADGNEASAMKNINDALKIRHPTVDPLYNQEPTGQVYEPLNEDACAGLAAGLALFGSRALWLSYESFAINGWPIVQTVTQAMAELRRRTPSIVCMFTAGALEQGRNGWTHQRPEIENYFAAQMRNGNVYLLFPCDANAIQAAYDYATNSFNKGMVIIASKSPLPVYLSLEEARDAVEKGAAILYESKAGTKGSVVFAVTGDMVLLPVFEAKDKLEAAGWRVRIVAVVNPRRLYRPTDISWDTVSEPDNAFMDDAHFNALFDADVLLAVSGGPSASLEPVLLRTRAKARDTFAWKRGETTASPAEIMDYNGLTAEAMAKRVQALAG
- a CDS encoding FAD-linked oxidase C-terminal domain-containing protein, encoding MSLDRPALIAALRALLPADAVLEAEEARRPYECDGLSAYRQLPYVVALPHTVDEARAVLQLCHRHQIPVVARGAGTGLSGGALPHAEGVLLSLARLNRILRIDPVGLTATVEPGVRNLAISEAAAPHGLYYAPDPSSQIACTIGGNVAENSGGVHCLKYGLTVHNVCAMKLLTIEGELLELGSRALDAPGYDLMALAIGSEGMLGVAVEVTVRLLPVPERAQVVLAAFDDVGKAGSAVGEIIAAGIIPAGLEMMDGPAIQAAEDFVHAGYPTDAAAILLCEVDGTNQEVSEHIARIREVLEAAGATEVRSARDEAERALFWKGRKAAFPAVGRISPDYYCMDGTIPRRRLPEVLKRTAELSREYGLPVANVFHAGDGNLHPLILFDANKPGELARTEELGGRILELCVEVGGTITGEHGVGIEKIRQMCVQFRPEELNQFRAVKQAFDPLELLNPGKGVPTPRHCSEYRTLPHKHSHEHA